Proteins encoded by one window of Gouania willdenowi chromosome 4, fGouWil2.1, whole genome shotgun sequence:
- the kank4 gene encoding KN motif and ankyrin repeat domain-containing protein 4 has protein sequence MMDKKSANGLQTKAGEGGVQRKQLPYSVETPYGFHLDLDFLKYVDDIEKGNTIKRVHIQRRVRGPKFSTLPRNFSLPGHGARPVLKEKESAWSGTSTLGPKPKSRVTEVQQIFDFKASEGGSLSQSSKSTTSKGPGNVSPKSKDGVRAAGIEEPIMGVQGRPNLLRASSMPVTLQQRKGSESSSPDRILGTPENGSTENMFRASPEIVERRSVPQERVGLHQQITVALKRVRELEEQVKTIPELKAQICSLREERERLLKQLQAQTQAQVSTSSTKVSASHESMLKSQSQGHRPSEGLKLPLVTRATGDFNVSEIVPPDSEIEKVKQSETEKNVLTEAMKTNIQDENLTNTESTESSEMLQEKLRILEIKLNQASCELDKTNSLLKEQMELNKVKEEKLQQLREGVSPEIQEQPRRQSIDAGTVTERVVWTNQETETESPGTVDQGTDTDRICIEVCSPKPRSGSIDQGTATNELETLDQVTEVELTSSPRPRANSMERGTITETIITQDQTTETPVAQRVNQVTETEVELVTDHPQRQRASSIDRGTETERRDTVDRVTETEAAQMTEENLGMTSQLRENEESQRTDVVWTQDKRSDEKHDTDIKDKDICKESSILTTEILTTQIVVTEVVDKSEESCLITAIREDKTEESAEQDDLRPIQVVPSESTETEETEPVVSEVREKKELREEEVVCEPVKETVATDTVVVTKETSTVKTVAPVRPQRGRKPSLEQTPPSAVTQSQTPIRPRRGSSENQAQQTQPKAQELVKPLTQDEAQTLVQVSESKVKHQALSESLVEDKTKTKNIPKETQEKQITLPAEAQSAREIQVRPKVQTQASSSRRDSKEVKAPQKDSSVSQGPHPGSREQQPPPNQSKGSRRRSSETQTQQKEASETPSLRRGSSEASRRRGSSEPQSSRRDSGEAQPPRRGSGESPTSPAALGQVVTRLTGLLGEQWAQLGSSSGAQQTASQQEIQGTQKQTTGKKADTGKGATAKPVGKVGRAGAPAAGKQTGKPGPSKMSSIQSQLVSSLSVLSAFYSPGQKSAAASKQQEQGLKSIMKKNSVSDKQGSKGAKKNLKFVGVNGGYESTSSEESSGEEKSKVEELEVAEEDSSEAEVEKEKEKEVTEAAEAGDEDKEASAGGGSAVVEEKEVEKEMVLLDLEVSQELLEEQAEGEKVDKGFIDACVYVKDRMEEVTSPDKEMRQVLVVLYKEWFRVSSQKESQADTVRSYLRRVGMTTPTLLPYVINLTDGNGNMALHYSVSHSNFPVVKLLLDTGLCETDNVNKAGYTPVMLAALTAAESPDDLEVAQQLLRLGDVDARSRQAGQTALMLAVSHGRVAMVKLLLSSSADVNAQDCEGSTALMCACEHGHTHIVRLLLESGRCDTSLTDKKGQTAQSAAERASHPDILELLMNQTEPSESSSDLL, from the exons ATGATGGACAAGAAAAGTG CCAATGGCTTGCAGACTAAGGCTGGTGAGGGCGGGGTTCAGAGAAAGCAGTTGCCCTACTCAGTGGAGACTCCCTATGGCTTTCACTTGGACCTTGACTTCCTCAAGTATGTTGATGATATTGAAAAAGGCAACACCATCAAAAGGGTACACATCCAACGCAGGGTAAGGGGCCCAAAATTCAGCACTCTACCAAGAAATTTCAGTCTTCCTGGACATGGGGCCAggcctgttttaaaagaaaaggaaagtgCTTGGTCTGGGACTTCCACTTTGGGGCCCAAGCCTAAATCGCGAGTAACTGAAGTACAACAGATCTTTGATTTTAAAGCAAGTGAAGGGGGATCTTTAAGCCAGAGCAGCAAAAGCACAACCAGCAAAGGACCTGGCAATGTTTCACCTAAATCCAAAGATGGAGTCAGAGCAGCGGGTATTGAAGAGCCAATTATGGGAGTTCAAGGACGACCAAATTTGCTACGAGCGTCAAGCATGCCCGTCACCTTACAGCAACGTAAGGGGTCAGAGTCAAGCAGTCCTGATCGAATCCTGGGAACACCTGAAAATGGCTCAACAGAGAACATGTTTCGTGCTTCCCCGGAGATAGTTGAACGACGATCTGTTCCTCAAGAAAGGGTAGGCCTTCACCAGCAGATTACAGTGGCATTAAAAAGAGTCAGAGAGCTAGAAGAGCAGGTCAAAACCATCCCTGAACTAAAGGCACAAATATGCTCACTGAGAGAAGAAAGGGAAAGACTGTTAAAACAGCTGCAAGCCCAGACACAAGCCCAGGTTTCCACATCATCCACCAAAGTATCTGCAAGTCATGAATCCATGTTGAAGAGTCAGTCACAAGGGCATAGACCTTCAGAAGGGCTGAAACTCCCTCTGGTGACTCGAGCAACAGGTGATTTTAATGTGTCAGAGATCGTGCCACCAGATTCAGAAATAgagaaagtaaaacaaagtgaaacagaaaaaaatgtgctTACTGAagcaatgaaaacaaacattcagGATGAGAATTTAACAAATACAGAAAGCACAGAGAGTTCAGAGATGCTGCAAGAGAAGTTAAGAATACTGGAGATAAAACTTAATCAGGCTAGTTGTGAGCTTGATAAAACAAATTCTTTGTTAAAAGAACAAATGGAACTAAACAaagtaaaagaagaaaaactacaACAACTGAGGGAGGGCGTCAGCCCAGAAATACAAGAACAGCCAAGAAGACAGAGCATTGATGCAGGCACAGTGACTGAGAGAGTAGTTTGGACCAACCAAGAAACCGAAACCGAGtcacctggaactgttgatcaGGGAACTGACACAGATAGAATATGCATCGAAGTGTGTTCACCCAAACCAAGAAGTGGTAGCATAGATCAAGGAACAGCAACTAATGAGCTTGAAACACTTGATCAGGTGACAGAGGTGGAGCTCACTAGTTCCCCTCGACCTAGAGCCAACAGCATGGAACGAGGaaccataacagaaacaatCATTACTCAGGATCAGACGACTGAGACGCCTGTGGCTCAAAGAGTTAACCAAGTCACGGAAACAGAAGTAGAATTGGTGACGGATCATCCCCAGAGACAGAGAGCCAGTAGTATTGATCGCGGGACAGAGACTGAAAGGAGGGACACAGTAGACAGGGTAACAGAAACAGAAGCTGCTCAGATGACTGAAGAGAATTTAGGGATGACTAGTCAATTGAGAGAGAATGAAGAAAGCCAAAGAACTGATGTAGTGTGGACACAGGACAAGAGATCAGATGAGAAGCATGACACAGATATTAAGGATAAGGACATTTGCAAAGAGAGTTCAATTTTAACCACCGAAATCCTAACTACACAAATAGTAGTTACAGAGGTTGTAGACAAGTCTGAGGAGTCCTGTTTGATTACTGCAATTAGAGAAGATAAGACGGAAGAAAGTGCTGAACAGGATGATCTGAGACCAATACAAGTCGTCCCCTCAGAGAGTACAGAAACAGAAGAAACCGAACCAGTGGTATCAGAAGTCAGAGAGAAGAAAGAACTGAGAGAAGAGGAGGTTGTGTGTGAGCCAGTCAAAGAAACTGTGGCCACTGACACAGTTGTAGTAACAAAAGAGACATCAACTGTAAAGACTGTTGCTCCTGTAAGACCACAGAGAGGGCGCAAGCCATCATTAGAGCAAACACCACCATCAGCAGTGACTCAAAGTCAGACACCTATCCGCCCTAGAAGGGGCTCCAGTGAAAACCAGGCTCAACAAACCCAACCAAAAGCCCAGGAGTTAGTCAAGCCTCTAACTCAGGATGAAGCGCAGACCCTAGTGCAGGTCTCAGAATCAAAGGTGAAACATCAAGCACTCTCTGAATCCCTGGtggaagacaaaacaaaaacaaagaatattcCCAAGGAAACTCAGGAGAAGCAGATTACACTTCCAGCTGAAGCTCAAAGCGCCAGGGAAATCCAAGTAAGGCCCAAAGTCCAAACTCAAGCCTCATCTTCACGCCGGGACTCAAAGGAGGTTAAAGCACCACAAAAAGATTCCAGTGTTTCACAGGGTCCTCATCCTGGATCCAGAGAACAACAGCCCCCTCCAAATCAGTCTAAGGGCTCTCGCAGGAGGTCCAGTGAGACTCAAACGCAACAAAAAGAAGCCAGTGAGACGCCATCACTGCGTAGGGGCTCCAGTGAAGCCAGTCGTCGTCGTGGTTCAAGTGAACCTCAGAGTTCCCGCCGGGACTCGGGTGAAGCCCAGCCTCCTCGCAGAGGATCCGGAGAGTCACCAACGTCTCCTGCAGCTTTAGGGCAAGTTGTAACTCGGTTAACAGGCCTTCTTGGGGAGCAATGGGCACAACTAGGAAGCAGCTCTGGAGCTCAACAGACGGCCAGTCAGCAGGAGATTCAAGggacacaaaaacagacaacagGGAAAAAAGCAGACACAGGGAAGGGAGCCACAGCCAAGCCGGTGGGCAAAGTAGGCCGTGCAGGGGCCCCAGCAGCAGGAAAACAAACAGGGAAGCCTGGTCCCTCCAAAATGAGTTCAATTCAGAGTCAACTGGTCAGCTCACTGAGTGTCCTCTCTGCCTTCTACTCACCGGGCCAGAAATCAGCAGCTGCCAGCAAACAGCAAGAACAAG GTCTTAAATCTATTATGAAGAAAAACAGTGTGTCTGACAAGCAGGGGAGCAAAGGAGCCAAGAAAAACCTGAAGTTTGTTGGAGTGAACGGAGg GTATGAGAGCACATCGAGTGAAGAGTCCAGTGGAGAGGAGAAGTCGAAGGTGGAGGAATTGGAGGTGGCTGAGGAGGACAGCTCAGAGGCGGAGgtggaaaaggaaaaagaaaaagaggtgACCGAGGCAGCGGAAGCTGGAGATGAGGACAAAGAGGCCTCGGCTGGAGGAGGAAGTGCCGTAGTTGAGGAGAAGGAGGTGGAGAAGGAGATGGTCCTTCTGGATCTAGAGGTCAGCCAGGAGCTGCTGGAGGAGCAGGCAGAAGG gGAAAAAGTGGACAAGGGCTTTATAGATGCCTGTGTTTATGTGAAGGACCGCATGGAGGAAGTTACGTCCCCAGATAAAGAAATG CGTCAGGTGTTAGTGGTCCTCTACAAAGAGTGGTTCAGGGTCTCCAGTCAGAAAGAGTCGCAGGCCGACACCGTCCGGTCGTACCTGAGGCGGGTGGGGATGACCACGCCCACTCTGCTACCATATGTTATCAATCTGACCGACGGCAATGGGAACATGGCCCTGCACTACAGTGTGTCCCATTCTAACTTCCCTGTGGTCAAGCTTTTGCTCGACACTG gactgTGTGAAACAGACAACGTGAACAAAGCTGGCTACACTCCGGTGATGCTCGCTGCCCTAACAGCTGCTGAGAGCCCAGATGACCTGGAGGTGGCTCAACAACTGCTGAGACTGGGAGACGTGGACGCTCGCTCCAGACAG GCGGGCCAGACGGCTCTGATGCTGGCGGTGAGCCACGGCCGCGTTGCCATGGTGAAGCTGCTCCTGAGCAGCAGCGCGGACGTGAACGCTCAGGACTGCGAGGGATCCACGGCCCTGATGTGCGCCTGCgagcacggacacacacacatagtgcgCCTGCTGCTGGAGAGCGGTCGCTGTGACACCAGCCTTACAGACAAG